A section of the Triticum dicoccoides isolate Atlit2015 ecotype Zavitan chromosome 7A, WEW_v2.0, whole genome shotgun sequence genome encodes:
- the LOC119331146 gene encoding pentatricopeptide repeat-containing protein At4g15720-like, with the protein MAATSTTATVTPLLIHLLRGATDHASVAATHAKLLKVGTASAVSSCNHIIAAYCRCGVTARAHDLFDGMPERDVISWTALMSGYSSTGRPRLAVSLLRDMSHSGVPPNAFTFSTAVSACARLADAGLGRKVHARAEVEGYASDAVVATALIDMYGKAGDVETARAVFDGMAAPARNAVSWGSMLSVYAQNALGREAIQLFAEFRTKSNFMAPNHFMLSSVVNACAGVGRLGVGKSVHGTVLRFGHGCNGVIVVGLVDMYSKCGFYEYSRKVFDRIEHPSVICYTSIIVAAAKYGLGRCALTFFNEMIDRDVLPNSVTLLGVMHACSHSGLVDTGLHLLHSMQSKYGIHPCASHYTCAVDMLGRAGRLEEAFELANEAQVEGRDALMLWSSLLSACRTHRRLDLATRAAHRVSEFNQDVAGALVVMSNAYTSAGQTDNAAAVWSNMRRRGIQKDPGCSWIEIKDIPYVFYAGLVSPAGARAGEVMMLLDELEGKMREKGYKGGLGSTRVFDAHEEDGEDGKGEMVGVHSELLALGFGLLVTPKGMTIRVMKNLRMCCDCHDAFKLISDIMEREFVVRDLNRFHHFKMGSCSCNDYW; encoded by the coding sequence ATGGCGGCGACATCAACCACAGCCACGGTCACGCCGCTGTTAATCCACCTACTGCGCGGCGCCACCGACCACGCGTCTGTAGCCGCCACCCACGCAAAGCTGCTCAAGGTCGGCACCGCCTCCGCTGTCTCATCTTGCAACCACATCATCGCTGCTTACTGCCGATGCGGCGTCACTGCCCGCGCTCACGacctgttcgatggaatgcccgagcgggACGTCATCTCCTGGACAGCCCTCATGTCCGGGTACTCTAGCACCGGCCGACCTCGCCTTGCTGTTTCCCTCCTCCGTGACATGTCTCACAGCGGTGTGCCACCGAATGCCTTCACCTTCTCGACTGCCGTTAGCGCGTGCGCACGCCTTGCTGATGCTGGACTTGGGCGGAAAGTGCATGCCCGTGCTGAGGTCGAGGGCTATGCGTCTGATGCTGTTGTTGCCACCGCGCTCATTGACATGTATGGCAAGGCCGGAGATGTGGAGACTGCACGTGCAGTGTTTGATGGTATGGCTGCTCCGGCGAGGAATGCAGTTTCATGGGGCTCGATGCTGTCTGTATACGCGCAGAATGCGCTTGGGCGTGAGGCCATCCAACTTTTTGCCGAGTTCAGAACGAAAAGCAATTTCATGGCGCCCAACCACTTCATGCTGTCAAGTGTTGTGAATGCGTGTGCAGGTGTTGGGCGGCTTGGAGTTGGCAAGTCTGTGCATGGGACAGTCCTTCGGTTTGGGCATGGATGCAATGGCGTGATTGTTGTAGGCTTGGTTGACATGTACTCCAAGTGTGGATTCTACGAGTACTCAAGAAAGGTATTTGACAGGATTGAGCATCCATCGGTCATCTGCTATACCTCCATCATCGTGGCAGCAGCAAAGTACGGTCTTGGGAGGTGCGCACTCACTTTTTTCAATGAGATGATCGATCGAGATGTGCTACCGAACAGTGTTACACTGCTTGGCGTCATGCATGCTTGCAGCCATTCAGGTCTTGTTGACACTGGCCTCCATCTCCTCCACTCCATGCAGAGCAAATATGGCATCCATCCATGCGCCAGCCACTACACATGTGCGGTTGACATGCTCGGCCGAgcaggacggcttgaggaggcatttgagctggCCAACGAAGCGCAGGTTGAAGGCCGCGATGCCCTCATGCTGTGGAGCTCATTGCTGTCAGCTTGCCGGACACATAGGCGCTTAGATCTAGCCACCAGGGCTGCCCACAGAGTGTCAGAGTTCAACCAAGATGTAGCAGGTGCACTGGTAGTGATGTCAAATGCATACACTTCAGCCGGCCAGACTGACAATGCTGCTGCTGTATGGTCGAACATGAGACGACGAGGCATACAGAAAGACCCTGGGTGCAGCTGGATTGAGATAAAAGACATACCGTACGTGTTCTACGCCGGATTGGTATCACCCGCCGGTGCAAGGGCAGGTGAAGTGATGATGTTGCTTGATGAGTTAGAGGGTAAGATGCGGGAGAAGGGTTACAAGGGTGGACTAGGTAGTACCAGAGTCTTTGATGCTCATGAAGAGGATGGAGAGGATGGGAAAGGCGAGATGGTTGGAGTGCACAGCGAGTTATTGGCTTTGGGGTTTGGTTTGCTGGTTACCCCCAAGGGGATGACCATCAGGGTGATGAAGAACCTGAGGATGTGCTGCGACTGCCATGACGCGTTCAAGCTCATAAGTGACATTATGGAGCGTGAGTTTGTTGTGAGGGATCTGAATAGATTCCATCACTTCAAGATGGGGTCATGTTCTTGCAATGACTACTGGTGA
- the LOC119334032 gene encoding putative F-box/LRR-repeat protein At5g54820, whose protein sequence is MARTGEEEVVPPPPPLDLRQPMEEAATGKLRRSDHYHRVTDTPSLPPPFRMEDLPIEIQPVIMSLLPLKEAMRASIVSKGWRMLWRFHSNLCFDSRNDMDSDTDDEFTHRDSTKIKQAKFIETVNCVIQHHSGLGINKFSIRCGLHKEDSEHLNRWVSFAASSKAKIIDFNLKIIDCPFDIVHHFPLEVLDAQGSSFVQSLFLVEVAINPHSGIRGFIVLRRLVLKYVEIFGDFPGFLANLLALEDLEMIKCSGVTTLSIPRQVDKLKHLLVDIMDVEMVEFHAGDLTHFEYQGPVIPIVHHGCSKLEKATIMFEGSKGLSHVFNDVPIILGVNTLSVQAHVLAYEQLEKVAPRPHGMFMHSRHMTCGLTIISSVPKADNGVLQLACCLNLTPQLETLHLDMTYSHCNVSVPDDFVEEEGPHMHRHDHLRSVGISGFRCYTAQTALAYCLLENACVLEHMRLQPWIVTWICPNPGMENIGVEGRFLPGVREWARLTSEHFGKAITVLDAPSE, encoded by the exons ATGGCCAGAACAGGAGAAGAGGAAGTagtacctcctcctccccctctagaTCTGCGG CAACCCATGGAAGAGGCAGCGACGGGCAAGCTGCGTAGATCTGACCATTACCACCGCGTCACTGATACGCCCAGCTTGCCGCCGCCATTCCGGATGGAGGACCTTCCTATC GAGATTCAACCTGTTATAATGTCACTGCTACCACTTAAAGAGGCTATGAGGGCCAGCATTGTTTCAAAAGGTTGGAGAATGCTCTGGAGATTCCATAGTAACCTATGTTTTGACAGCCGCAATGATATGGATTCTGACACAGATGATGAGTTTACTCATCGGGATAGtaccaaaataaaacaagcaaagttcATTGAGACTGTAAATTGTGTTATTCAACATCATAGTGGGCTAGGAATCAATAAGTTCAGCATTAGGTGTGGCCTGCACAAAGAGGACTCTGAACATCTTAACAGATGGGTTAGCTTTGCTGCTTCATCAAAGGCAAAGATAATAGATTTTAATCTGAAGATAATTGATTGCCCGTTCGACATAGTTCATCACTTTCCTCTTGAGGTCTTAGATGCTCAAGGTAGCTCATTTGTGCAGTCATTGTTTCTTGTTGAAGTTGCTATAAACCCACACTCGGGCATACGTGGCTTCATAGTACTCAGAAGACTTGTTCTAAAATATGTTGAGATATTTGGAGACTTCCCAGGCTTTTTAGCAAATTTGCTAGCACTCGAGGACCTAGAGATGATCAAGTGCTCCGGTGTAACAACTTTGAGCATACCACGCCAAGTTGATAAGCTCAAGCATTTGCTAGTTGATATAATGGATGTTGAGATGGTTGAGTTTCATGCTGGTGATCTAACTCATTTTGAGTACCAAGGGCCAGTGATCCCTATAGTGCATCATGGTTGCTCAAAATTAGAGAAGGCAACAATAATGTTTGAAGGTAGTAAAGGACTGAGCCATGTGTTCAATGATGTTCCAATCATTTTGGGAGTGAATACACTAAGTGTGCAAGCTCATGTACTTGCATATGAACAG TTGGAGAAGGTGGCACCAAGACCACATGGCATGTTTATGCATTCGCGGCACATGACTTGCGGATTAACTATCATCTCTAGCGTACCAAAGGCTGACAATGGAGTTCTTCAGCTTGCTTGTTGTCTAAATCTCACACCACAACTGGAGACGTTGCACTTGGAT ATGACGTATTCACACTGTAATGTTTCGGTGCCTGATGATTTCGTGGAGGAGGAAGGTCCCCACATGCATCGCCATGATCATCTCAGGAGTGTCGGCATCAGCGGGTTCCGATGTTACACGGCTCAGACGGCACTTGCGTATTGTCTCCTGGAAAATGCTTGTGTTCTTGAGCACATGAGATTACAACCCTGGATCGTGACCTGGATATGCCCTAATCCTGGCATGGAGAATATCGGCGTCGAAGGAAGATTTCTGCCGGGGGTTCGTGAATGGGCACGACTCACCTCTGAGCACTTCGGTAAGGCGATCACCGTCTTAGATGCCCCTTCAGAGTGA
- the LOC119331147 gene encoding receptor-like cytoplasmic kinase 176 isoform X2, whose product MAGQYSPPIIPIHFISSILHAEVNYLGRLSHPNLVKLLGYCLEDVQHLLVYEFMPQGSLENHLFGRSLNFHSLSWNVRMNVALGAAKGLAFLHSDKANVIYRDFKTSNVLLDSSYSAKLSDFGLARDGPNDDESHVSTRVMGTDGYAAPEYLDTGHLTTKCDVYSFGVVLLEILSGRRALSRSRPSSERNLVEWARPYLKSKRRISHILDARLDGQYSLGGAQKAAALALRCISIHPRVRPGMEQVVVALEQLEDDKETVTSGQGKANGGGTCGFFRMCSGGRQQQQQP is encoded by the exons ATGGCTGGTCAGTACTCACCACCAATCATCCCAATTCATTTCATCTCTTCAATTCTGCAT gctgaagTGAATTACCTTGGCAGATTGTCGCATCCCAATCTGGTGAAGCTCCTAGGCTACTGCCTCGAAGACGTGCAGCACCTACTTGTCTACGAGTTCATGCCACAGGGAAGCTTGGAGAACCATCTTTTCGGGA GGAGCTTAAATTTCCACTCACTGTCATGGAATGTGAGGATGAATGTTGCTCTTGGAGCAGCTAAGGGGCTTGCGTTCCTCCACAGCGACAAGGCCAACGTCATCTACCGCGATTTCAAGACGtcaaatgttctccttgattcG AGCTACAGCGCAAAGTTGTCTGATTTTGGGTTGGCGAGGGATGGGCCAAACGATGATGAGAGCCATGTCTCTACAAGGGTCATGGGCACAGATGGATATGCAGCCCCTGAATATCTGGATACAG GCCATCTGACGACGAAGTGCGATGTGTACAGTTTTGGTGTGGTGCTCCTGGAGATCCTATCCGGCCGGCGAGCCCTGAGCAGGAGCCGTCCGTCCAGCGAGCGCAACCTGGTGGAGTGGGCGCGGCCGTACCTGAAGAGCAAGCGACGCATCTCCCACATCCTGGACGCGCGGCTGGACGGGCAGTACTCCCTTGGCGGCGCGCAGAAGGCTGCTGCACTCGCGCTCCGGTGCATCTCCATCCACCCGAGAGTCCGGCCGGGCATGGAGCAGGTGGTGGTGGCGCTGGAGCAGCTCGAGGACGACAAGGAGACCGTGACGAGTGGTCAGGGGAAGGCAAATGGCGGCGGCACATGCGGCTTCTTCAGGATGTGTAGTGGtggccggcagcagcagcagcaaccgtaG
- the LOC119331147 gene encoding receptor-like cytoplasmic kinase 176 isoform X1, producing MSNCFAKPTSRSEGEILHSANIRSFTFKELRTATRNFRRDSILGEGGFGVVYKGWVEESTFAPASSDTGMPVAVKRLSQKGIQGHREWLAEVNYLGRLSHPNLVKLLGYCLEDVQHLLVYEFMPQGSLENHLFGRSLNFHSLSWNVRMNVALGAAKGLAFLHSDKANVIYRDFKTSNVLLDSSYSAKLSDFGLARDGPNDDESHVSTRVMGTDGYAAPEYLDTGHLTTKCDVYSFGVVLLEILSGRRALSRSRPSSERNLVEWARPYLKSKRRISHILDARLDGQYSLGGAQKAAALALRCISIHPRVRPGMEQVVVALEQLEDDKETVTSGQGKANGGGTCGFFRMCSGGRQQQQQP from the exons ATGAGTAACTGCTTCGCGAAGCCAACCTCTAGGAGCGAGGGCGAGATCCTCCACTCGGCCAACATCAGGAGCTTCACCTTCAAGGAGCTCAGGACAGCCACTAGGAATTTCCGGCGGGACAGCATCCTCGGTGAGGGCGGCTTTGGAGTGGTGTACAAAGGGTGGGTCGAGGAGAGCACCTTCGCCCCGGCCAGCAGCGACACTGGCATGCCCGTTGCCGTTAAGAGGCTCAGCCAGAAAGGCATCCAGGGCCACAGGGAATGGCTG gctgaagTGAATTACCTTGGCAGATTGTCGCATCCCAATCTGGTGAAGCTCCTAGGCTACTGCCTCGAAGACGTGCAGCACCTACTTGTCTACGAGTTCATGCCACAGGGAAGCTTGGAGAACCATCTTTTCGGGA GGAGCTTAAATTTCCACTCACTGTCATGGAATGTGAGGATGAATGTTGCTCTTGGAGCAGCTAAGGGGCTTGCGTTCCTCCACAGCGACAAGGCCAACGTCATCTACCGCGATTTCAAGACGtcaaatgttctccttgattcG AGCTACAGCGCAAAGTTGTCTGATTTTGGGTTGGCGAGGGATGGGCCAAACGATGATGAGAGCCATGTCTCTACAAGGGTCATGGGCACAGATGGATATGCAGCCCCTGAATATCTGGATACAG GCCATCTGACGACGAAGTGCGATGTGTACAGTTTTGGTGTGGTGCTCCTGGAGATCCTATCCGGCCGGCGAGCCCTGAGCAGGAGCCGTCCGTCCAGCGAGCGCAACCTGGTGGAGTGGGCGCGGCCGTACCTGAAGAGCAAGCGACGCATCTCCCACATCCTGGACGCGCGGCTGGACGGGCAGTACTCCCTTGGCGGCGCGCAGAAGGCTGCTGCACTCGCGCTCCGGTGCATCTCCATCCACCCGAGAGTCCGGCCGGGCATGGAGCAGGTGGTGGTGGCGCTGGAGCAGCTCGAGGACGACAAGGAGACCGTGACGAGTGGTCAGGGGAAGGCAAATGGCGGCGGCACATGCGGCTTCTTCAGGATGTGTAGTGGtggccggcagcagcagcagcaaccgtaG